The DNA region TGAAGTTTGATATTCTTTAAATTTTCTATTTTTTGTATAATTATTTTTAATATACTCACACTGACTAGTTATATAATCTTTATAATCTTGATAAAACTTTACATTATACATATTGTTATTTGTCCCATCAAAAAAGACTCCATATTCTACTTGCGTTTTTGGCATCAAAGTTACTGAATCACTGTTTTCTTCTATAGTTAGTACCATCTTATTATTTTCTTTATTATAAACATAAGGTACTATTATCAAAGCATAAGCTTGTTTATCTATATCTTTTATATTTTTATTAAATCTATTTATCTCTTCTTTTATTATATTATTACAACTATTTTTTGATTTATTTAAGTATGCTACACCTGAATTTATATCTTCTTGCTTTTTTTCATTTTCTAAGTTTTTACAAGCACTATAAAACTTTAAAGATTTTAAAAAACTTTCAAACTTCTTTCCATACCTTATTGGTATAGATTGAAGATAAACTATCTTTTTATCTATATTTACACTACTTAAAAAACTATCTTTATTTGTTTTTTTATATTTTTCTTCTTCTTTTATAGCTTCTCTTACTATTTTGCCATATTTATCTTTTATACTATTTAAGACTTTTTGTTTATCATCTAAATTTTCACAAAGATTTTTTGCTTCACTTTTAGAAATAATCATATATGCACATCTACTTCTTTCGTCATCTATATAAACTTCATTAGAATCAACTAATGAAAAAGATTCTTTTATGATAAACTCATCATTATTATAATAAACCTCTCCAATAAAATTTTTATTATTCATCATAAAACTCCCAGTTTTTTAAGTTTTTTTTCTAAGGATTTATCTCCTAAATCATAAGCTTTCTTAAACCATATCTTTGCTTTTTCTTCATCTTTTAACTCTTTTTCATAAAGCCATGCTAGATTTTGTGCTGCTGTAGCATCTCCTATTTTAGCTGCTTGTTTATATAAAATTATTGATTTATCATAATTCTTTTCTATGACATCATAATAAACTGCAAAATTTATCATTGCAGCACTACTTCCTAAATTCACACCAATTTTATATGTCTCTTTTGCTTTTTTATAATCTTTGAGGTTCTCTTCATACATTATTCCTAATCCAGCAGCACAATCGCCATAACCTTTATTGATACATTCTGTAAAAATTTGCTCAGCTTTTTTATAATCCTTTTTCTTTTTATAATATATACCTAAATATATATATCCATTTATATATCTTAATTTTTGCATTTTTTTTAAAACTTTAATCATATTTTTTTCATTGTCTGTTTTTCTATATAAATCTGTTAAAGCTAAAAAAGCATAGTTTTCTTTATACTCTATTGGAAAGGCTACTTTTTTTGCTCTTATTGCTTGAACTAACCAATATACTGCATCATCGTATCTATCCTTCCTTGAATACTCTATGCCTAAGTTATACATTGAAATCACTTTTTTTTCATTTTTATCTTTTAACTCATTTGCAGCTTTTGTATAATTATAAATGGCTCTGCCTTTTTTAAGTAAATATGCTGAATATAAATTACCTAAATAATAATATGCCTCTTTATCTCCTAAACTAAGTAGCTTTTCATAAGAGTCTTTTGCATCATAATAATCTCTTTGTTTTATATGAAGTAATCCTTGACAAATATATGCTTTATTATTTGCTTTTTTTATTTGTTGTTCATAAAAATCAAATGCATCATCATCGTCTTTTAAAGCAAGTATTCCTCCAACTTGACAAGTTGAATCTTTATAATCTAAAATACTCATAAAAAGTTTTTTTGCTTTATTTCTTTGTTTAGTTTGTTCATTGTATAAACCAGCAAGTAAATAAGTAGCTTTTTTACTACCTTTTTTAATTGCTTCTTGATATATTTTAATAGCACTGTTATAATCTCTTCTTACTACATAAACTCCAGCAAGAAATTCTAAGTTTTTAATAGATGGATTTTTATTTACTTCTTTTTTAATACATTGTAAAAACTCTTGTTTTTTATTTAATAAATCTTTACATAAAATATTTGTATCTTTTTTATTAAAGTTTTTTAATACATTGTCAAGATTGATATTTGATATATCTTTTTGCTCTTTTTTTAAAGCAATATCTTCTATTTTTTTATTACAGCCAGTTAATATTATTATTGTTAAAATTATTGAAAAATAAGTTTTTATATGCATAATTTTCCTTTTAAATTGTAAATTATACAAAAAACAAATTATAATTAAATAAATTATTTTTATAGTGGATAGTTAATCAAAAAAAGTATCAAAATAAAAAAGGCTTATGCCTTTTTTATCTTATAATTTAAGACCGATAATATCTCTTACTTGTTCCATTTTTGCTTGAGCGATTTTTCTTGCTTTAGAAGCACCATGAGCTAAAATATCTCTTACTTCATCTTTATTGTTTACGTAATATTCTCTTTTTTCCAAATATGGTTCAAAGTGTTCATTTATTTTATCAAGTAGTGTTAATTTAAAATGACCATAACCTTCACCTGGAGTTTCATATCTTTTTTGCAAAGCTAATAATTCATCTTGATTCATAAATAGTTCACAAAGTTTATAGATATTACATCCATTCCAATCTTTTACTTCATCAAGTTCTTTTGAGTCTGTTACAATACTCATAACTTGTTTTTTTAGCTTTTTCTTACTCGCAAACATATCAATTGTATTTCCATACGATTTTGACATTTTTGCTCCATCAGTTCCTGGAACTGTTGCAACTATTTCATCAACTTTTGCTTCAGGAAGTACAAAAACTTCTTGTTTATAAGCATGATTAAAAGAGTTTGCAATATCTCTTGTCATCTCTACGTGTTGAATTTGATCTTTTCCTACTGGCACTACATTTACATCATAAAGTAAAATATCTGCAGCCATTAAAACAGGATATGAAAATAACCCGTGATTTGCTTGAATTCCTCTTGCAGTTTTATCTTTATATGAGTGTGCTCTTTCTAATAATCCCATTGAAGTGTGATTTGATAATATCCAGTATAATTCAAGTACCTCTTTTACATCATGTTGTACCCAAAATGTAGATTTCTCTGGGTCCATTCCTAAAGCTAAAAAGTTTACAGCAGCTTCAAACATATTGTTTTGTAAAGCCTCTTTTTCTTTTACTGATGTTAAAGCATGGTATGATGCTAAAAATGCAAAAAGTTCACCGTCATTTTGCGATTCTATCATTTTTTTTATCATACCAAAGTAGTTACCTATGTGTATAGTACCTGATGGTTGAATTCCTGATAATATTCTCAAAACTAAATCCTTCAATTTTTTTTGGAATTATATCCAAATTAGCCTAAAATAGACATCTTATTAACTATATTATAAAGACTTTAATTTTGTTTTCATCTTTTGTTCAATCATATTTATATGCATAAGTAGATTGTAATATTCCCCCATAAAAGATAGGGGAACTTTAGTCTCTTTTGAAATCTCTTCTTGAAATTGTTGTATCTTTTTTAATTCTTGTTCTAGTTGATCTTTTTTTAATGTAGGAATAGATCTTTCTATTTGTTTTACTTCATCATACCATCTATATATTTTAGAACGCATACTCCATTGATAAAGAGGAAAAGCTCCTTTTAATAAAGGTATCATCAAGGTAATTAAAGGAATTAGAAATATTTTTAATCTATCTATATTTGCAGCTATCCAATAAGGAAATATTTTTTCAAGCCAAGTGTCTCCATTTTTGAAATATATTTTAGCTTCTTCATTTGATTCAAGTTTCAAATTAGTAAGATTTGGAAATTCATTCTCTTTTGAAAATAAGTCTTTTTTACTATGTACTTCTTTTACTTTTTTTAATAATATTCTTATTAGTTCCTGTGAAAAGTTATTCTTTACTACAAGATTTGCTGTTGTTGCAAGTAAATTTATATTCTCATCTGGAAGATTTTTATATAAATCTATTGTTCCTTCATAAAGTTTAAGTGATTCTAAATATGAGTATTTTCTACTATAGGCTTTTGCTCTTTTAAAGCTAAAAGTATTTATATTTGGATTTTCAAGTAAGTCTCTTACTATTTTTGAATTATGAGAAGCTACTATAAACATAGCATCTATCTTTTTATTTAAAAGAAGTTCTTTTGCTTTAGATGGAGAATATGTATAAATAGTTGAGTTTTCATTTGATATTTTATTATCTTTTAATATTTGTAAGCTTAAATCATAAGTGCCACTTCCTATTTCTCCAATAGATATTTTTTTTGTTATTAATTGAATAATATAATCAATTTTATAACCTTCATTTCTATAAAATACCCATAATGGTTCATAATAAATAGAAGCTATAGCTTTTATTTTATTTGTATTTTTAGAAGTTATTGTCCCATTTTGAATAAAAGCTACATCAACAAGATTATCTTCTATCAGTTTTATATTTTCAATAGAACCTTTAGAAGTTAGTATATTTACTTTTACTTTTTCTTTTTCTAATAATTTTTTATATTCAAGTGCAGTTTTATAATATTGTGC from Malaciobacter molluscorum LMG 25693 includes:
- a CDS encoding SEL1-like repeat protein; this translates as MHIKTYFSIILTIIILTGCNKKIEDIALKKEQKDISNINLDNVLKNFNKKDTNILCKDLLNKKQEFLQCIKKEVNKNPSIKNLEFLAGVYVVRRDYNSAIKIYQEAIKKGSKKATYLLAGLYNEQTKQRNKAKKLFMSILDYKDSTCQVGGILALKDDDDAFDFYEQQIKKANNKAYICQGLLHIKQRDYYDAKDSYEKLLSLGDKEAYYYLGNLYSAYLLKKGRAIYNYTKAANELKDKNEKKVISMYNLGIEYSRKDRYDDAVYWLVQAIRAKKVAFPIEYKENYAFLALTDLYRKTDNEKNMIKVLKKMQKLRYINGYIYLGIYYKKKKDYKKAEQIFTECINKGYGDCAAGLGIMYEENLKDYKKAKETYKIGVNLGSSAAMINFAVYYDVIEKNYDKSIILYKQAAKIGDATAAQNLAWLYEKELKDEEKAKIWFKKAYDLGDKSLEKKLKKLGVL
- the trpS gene encoding tryptophan--tRNA ligase yields the protein MRILSGIQPSGTIHIGNYFGMIKKMIESQNDGELFAFLASYHALTSVKEKEALQNNMFEAAVNFLALGMDPEKSTFWVQHDVKEVLELYWILSNHTSMGLLERAHSYKDKTARGIQANHGLFSYPVLMAADILLYDVNVVPVGKDQIQHVEMTRDIANSFNHAYKQEVFVLPEAKVDEIVATVPGTDGAKMSKSYGNTIDMFASKKKLKKQVMSIVTDSKELDEVKDWNGCNIYKLCELFMNQDELLALQKRYETPGEGYGHFKLTLLDKINEHFEPYLEKREYYVNNKDEVRDILAHGASKARKIAQAKMEQVRDIIGLKL
- a CDS encoding TAXI family TRAP transporter solute-binding subunit, giving the protein MKNKFFKISIPILLLIIASFYITSKFVKPAPKKEITIAVGSKDAQYYKTALEYKKLLEKEKVKVNILTSKGSIENIKLIEDNLVDVAFIQNGTITSKNTNKIKAIASIYYEPLWVFYRNEGYKIDYIIQLITKKISIGEIGSGTYDLSLQILKDNKISNENSTIYTYSPSKAKELLLNKKIDAMFIVASHNSKIVRDLLENPNINTFSFKRAKAYSRKYSYLESLKLYEGTIDLYKNLPDENINLLATTANLVVKNNFSQELIRILLKKVKEVHSKKDLFSKENEFPNLTNLKLESNEEAKIYFKNGDTWLEKIFPYWIAANIDRLKIFLIPLITLMIPLLKGAFPLYQWSMRSKIYRWYDEVKQIERSIPTLKKDQLEQELKKIQQFQEEISKETKVPLSFMGEYYNLLMHINMIEQKMKTKLKSL